The Coffea arabica cultivar ET-39 chromosome 1e, Coffea Arabica ET-39 HiFi, whole genome shotgun sequence genome has a window encoding:
- the LOC113697344 gene encoding benzyl alcohol O-benzoyltransferase-like, which translates to MGSKSLTFRVTRQKPELVRPAKSTPRECKLLSDIDDQEGLRFHVPVIQFYRSDDDHLHSRRDPVKVIREAIAKALVFYYPFAGRLRECAGRKLVVDCTGEGVMFIEADAEVTLEQFGDELQPPFPCLEELLYDVPESAGVLHCPVLLIQVTRLRCGGFIFAVRLNHTVADGTGLVQFMNAVGEIARGASAPSVLPVWQRELLNARDPPRVTCTHHEYDEVADTKGTIIPLDDMVHRSFFFGPTEVSALRKSIPLDISRKCSTFEVLTACLWRCRTIALQPEPNEEVRVLCIVNARSKFDPPLPQGYYGNAFAFPVALTTAGELCKSPLGYALELVNKAKCDVTEDYMKSVADLMVIKGRPHFTVVRTYVVSDNTRIGFNEVDFGWGRPEYGGPAKGGVGAIPGLLSFYITVTNKNGEKGVVVPICLPGFAMDRFVRELEKLLSNNHHSIIDHSTVVRSAL; encoded by the exons ATGGGATCAAAGTCTCTGACATTCAGGGTGACCAGACAAAAGCCTGAGCTGGTCCGTCCGGCGAAGTCCACTCCTCGGGAATGCAAGCTCCTCTCTGACATCGACGATCAAGAGGGTCTTCGCTTTCATGTCCCTGTCATCCAATTTTACCGCAGCGATGATGATCATCTTCATAGCAGGAGAGACCCCGTGAAGGTGATCAGGGAGGCTATTGCCAAGGCTCTGGTGTTCTACTACCCCTTCGCGGGGCGTCTCAGAGAATGCGCCGGGAGGAAGCTGGTGGTGGACTGCACCGGGGAGGGTGTTATGTTCATTGAAGCGGATGCAGAGGTGACGCTGGAGCAGTTTGGGGATGAACTTCAGCCTCCATTCCCCTGCTTGGAGGAGCTCCTCTATGATGTTCCTGAGTCTGCAGGAGTCCTTCACTGTCCTGTACTGCTTATACAG GTGACTCGTTTGAGATGCGGGGGTTTCATCTTCGCAGTGCGCCTGAATCACACCGTGGCCGACGGTACCGGACTCGTTCAGTTCATGAATGCAGTCGGCGAAATCGCACGGGGAGCTTCCGCCCCATCTGTACTGCCAGTATGGCAGAGAGAGCTCCTGAATGCTCGAGACCCGCCAAGGGTGACGTGCACCCATCACGAATACGATGAGGTAGCCGATACCAAAGGAACCATCATTCCCCTGGACGATATGGTCCACCGCTCCTTCTTCTTCGGCCCGACGGAGGTATCAGCTCTGAGAAAATCCATCCCGCTCGACATCAGTCGCAAGTGTTCGACATTTGAGGTTTTGACGGCCTGTCTCTGGCGCTGCCGGACCATCGCCCTCCAGCCCGAACCCAATGAGGAAGTCCGCGTGCTCTGCATCGTCAACGCTCGCTCCAAGTTCGATCCTCCCTTGCCACAAGGATACTACGGCAATGCCTTTGCATTTCCGGTGGCCCTGACGACTGCCGGAGAGCTGTGCAAGAGTCCTCTGGGATATGCGTTGGAGCTGGTGAATAAGGCCAAATGTGATGTGACTGAAGATTACATGAAATCGGTGGCTGATTTAATGGTTATCAAAGGGAGGCCTCATTTCACCGTGGTGAGGACTTATGTCGTGTCGGATAATACTCGGATTGGGTTCAATGAGGTGGACTTCGGTTGGGGAAGGCCAGAGTACGGAGGCCCGGCCAAGGGCGGGGTTGGTGCCATCCCCGGCTTGTTGAGCTTTTACATAACTGTCACGAACAAGAACGGGGAGAAAGGAGTAGTGGTTCCTATTTGCCTGCCGGGCTTTGCGATGGACAGATTTGTGAGAGAGTTGGAGAAGTTGTTGAGCAACAACCATCATAGCATTATTGATCACTCCACTGTCGTCAGATCAGCCCTGTGA